A part of Nymphaea colorata isolate Beijing-Zhang1983 unplaced genomic scaffold, ASM883128v2 scaffold0755, whole genome shotgun sequence genomic DNA contains:
- the LOC116245584 gene encoding deoxycytidylate deaminase-like: protein MRWSAYEGCNMNGMGTGVQGMQGCKGYVIEAFNEFGEMVLPFHREEFQECLEFVRVRVLNRGNREELRGELRKKDKEVIRYFRPTWDQYFMKIADIARRRSNCMKTSVGAVIVNDENRVVSTGYNGTPKEIPSCYKMGCERCNNNEGKQLDQCLCLHAEESAIIEVGIGKTEGCRLYTTYYPCFSCAKIIKQAGIKKIYYMDEYEKEDSGKPFISIYFKPEDVVKIGADNLYY, encoded by the exons ATGCGATGGAGTGCTTATGAAGGATGCAATATGAATGGGATGGGGACGGGGGTACAAGGGATGCAGGGATGCAAGGGATATGTTATTGAGGCTTTCAACGAGTTTGGTGAGATGGTTTTG CCCTTCCATCGAGAGGAATTCCAGGAGTGCCTGGAGTTCGTGAGGGTGAGGGTCCTCAACCGCGGAAACAGGGAGGAGCTGAGGGGGGAATTGCGGAAGAAGGATAAGGAGGTGATCCGGTATTTCAGGCCGACTTGGGACCAGTATTTCATGAAGATTGCGGACATAGCAAGGCGACGATCCAACTGCATGAAGACCTCGGTGGGGGCGGTGATCGTGAACGATGAGAACAGAGTGGTTTCGACCGGTTACAACGGTACGCCGAAGGAAATCCCCTCCTGTTACAAGATGGGCTGCGAGCGATGCAACAACAACGAGGGGAAGCAGCTGGACCAGTGTCTGTGCCTGCACGCGGAGGAATCAGCGATTATCGAGGTGGGTATCGGCAAGACGGAGGGGTGCAGGCTGTACACCACCTATTATCCTTGCTTCAGTTGCGCCAAGATCATCAAACAGGCCGGCATCAAGAAGATTTACTATATGGATGAGTACGAAAAGGAAGATAGCGGAAAGCCCTTCATTAGCATATACTTCAAGCCTGAAGACGTGGTCAAGATTGGAGCTGATAATCTCTACTATTGA
- the LOC116245585 gene encoding GTP-binding protein ryh1: MSEFSESTLKNFKTIIIGRTSVGKSTLLLRYVDGDYNPQRPTVGVDYRFKKVVHEGSEFNLELWDSAGQERYRTIVYNYFTLSKAAVVVFDLTDESSLVDARTWMQQLVLHCGSDIPIVLLGNKSDLIPRG, encoded by the coding sequence ATGAGTGAGTTCTCGGAGTCCacattgaaaaatttcaaaacgatCATAATCGGTCGTACGAGCGTCGGCAAGAGTACTCTTCTGCTGCGTTATGTCGACGGCGACTACAACCCGCAGCGACCAACCGTCGGCGTGGACTACAGATTCAAGAAGGTGGTCCACGAGGGCAGCGAGTTCAACCTGGAGCTCTGGGATTCGGCCGGCCAGGAGAGGTACAGGACCATCGTTTACAACTACTTCACGCTGTCGAAGGCGGCAGTGGTGGTCTTTGACCTTACTGATGAATCCTCACTTGTGGATGCCAGGACTTGGATGCAGCAATTGGTCCTCCACTGCGGATCCGACATCCCTATCGTGCTGCTGGGCAACAAGAGCGACCTTATCCCCCGCGGCTAG
- the LOC116245587 gene encoding LOW QUALITY PROTEIN: ubiquitin-like modifier-activating enzyme ATG7 (The sequence of the model RefSeq protein was modified relative to this genomic sequence to represent the inferred CDS: deleted 2 bases in 1 codon; substituted 7 bases at 7 genomic stop codons) — protein sequence MTLSKVYSDIESDEEERFHSLFKDKYSIGEKIGEGAHGVVRHCIEKKTNLGFAVKTISLDREHILFLKKNFTDIKALKHDHIIGYHALFFEMKNETCHLVMDYLPYPDLLHIERPSEQTNRIKPERLSSIKLLLLKXYLIHNFPGEYSLKTSXFLTIDASAISLDAFENRVKHKKDSQQIDLKSFMDERTLAREAVDLNIKLMKWRLLPSLDIPRIQSAKCLLFGAGTLGCQLARNLIGWGVKNITFVDYSKVSYSNPVRQTLYEYEDTINGGKPKAETAAEKLRKIYPXINANGYSISIPMPGHYVRTEEQIKXAFKNLDMIEELVQGHDVLFLLLDSREARWLPTVLANKYDKACITVGLGFDSFLIVRHGVTPDKYDQXICIHLELHGERLCCYFCNDIVTPQNTMKDRTLDQMCTVTKPGLSFLSSAYAAXLFVSLLHHPLRHHAPANEDPSKLATTDLGKLPHHLRGNLGDFXTSIFYGRAFDQCVACSKFILDCYNTERDNFMLRVLNDPSFIHEVTGLKKELDEYEKMENGIVEILDDDFEFITS from the exons ATGACGCTCTCGAAGGTCTACTCCGACATCGAGTCAGACGAAGAGGAACGCTTCCACTCCCTCTTCAAAGATAAGTACTCCATCGGGGAGAAGATCGGCGAGGGAGCGCATGGCGTCGTCAGACACTGCATCGAGAAAAAGACCAACTTGGGCTTTGCAGTCAAGACCATCTCCCTGGATAGAGAGCACATCCTCTTCCTCAAGAAAAATTTCACAGATATTAAAGCCCTCAAGCACGACCACATCATCGGCTACCACGCCCTCTTCTTCGAGATGAAGAACGAGACCTGCCACCTAGTCATGGACTACCTGCCCTACCCTGACCTGCTCCACATAGAGCGGCCCTCCGAACAG ACAAACAGGATAAAGCCTGAACGTCTATCCTCCATAAAACTCCTTCTGCTGAAGTAATACCTAATCCACAACTTCCCAGGCGAGTACAGCTTGAAGACTTCCTAGTTCCTCACCATCGATGCGTCAGCGATCTCATTGGACGCTTTCGAGAACAGGGTGAAGCACAAGAAGGACAGCCAGCAGATCGATCTGAAGTCCTTCATGGATGAACGCACCCTCGCCAGAGAGGCAGTAGATCTCAACATCAAACTGATGAAGTGGCGACTCCTGCCATCGCTGGACATCCCACGCATCCAGTCCGCCAAATGCCTACTCTTCGGAGCAGGCACGCTTGGATGCCAGTTGGCTCGCAACCTCATCGGGTGGGGTGTCAAGAACATCACCTTCGTCGACTACTCCAAGGTAAGCTACTCGAACCCGGTCCGGCAAACTCTCTACGAGTACGAGGATACGATCAACGGAGGAAAGCCGAAGGCTGAGACAGCAGCTGAGAAGTTGCGAAAGATATACCCATAAATCAACGCAAATGGGTATAGTATCAGCATCCCCATGCCTGGCCACTACGTCCGCACAGAGGAACAAATAAAATAGGCATTTAAAAACTTGGACATGATCGAAGAGCTCGTGCAAGGGCATGATGTTCTGTTCTTGCTGCTGGATTCGAGAGAAGCTAGATGGCTGCCGACCGTCCTTGCCAACAAGTACGATAAGGCTTGCATTACCGTCGGCCTTGGGTTTGACAGTTTCCTCATCGTTCGGCACGGAGTCACTCCAGACAAGTACGACCAG TAGATTTGTATCCATTTAGAACTGCATGGAGAGCGATTGTGCTGCTACTTCTGCAACGATATCGTGACCCCCCAAAACACGATGAAGGATCGCACCTTGGACCAGATGTGCACCGTGACCAAGCCGGgactttccttcctttcctccGCCTACGCCGCCTAGCTCTTCGTCTCCTTGCTCCACCATCCGCTCAGGCACCACGCTCCTGCCAACGAGGACCCTTCGAAGCTGGCCACTACCGATCTGGGTAAGCTTCCGCACCACTTGCGTGGCAATTTGGGGGACTTCTAAACATCCATCTTCTACGGAAGGGCCTTCGACCAGTGCGTGGCCTGCTCCAAGTTCATCCTCGATTGCTACAACACCGAGCGGGACAATTTCATGCTGAGGGTGCTCAACGACCCCTCCTTCATCCACGAAGTAACCGGACTCAAGAAGGAATTGGACGAGTACGAAAAAATGGAGAATGGAATCGTGGAAATTTTGGATGACGATTTTGAATTCATCACCTCTTAG